Genomic segment of Xiphias gladius isolate SHS-SW01 ecotype Sanya breed wild chromosome 16, ASM1685928v1, whole genome shotgun sequence:
ATGAGTCAGAGTTCTACAGGGGTTTTCCCAGATGAGGTACCATGCCAAAAGGATGCTCCCTCATTTGGCTCTACATACATTTTCTCTCATGACACTGAACAAGAGGGGACTGAGGTCCCAGATAACTGATAGtcataatgtaatgtatttccATGTACTTAGACTTACACCTGACCCGACCGCAATTCTGAAGTCCAAGGCTTAGTATTAATGTTCCCGTTAGGAGTGATATTTACTGATGAGTGAAATTTAATAGTGCTAAAATCATTTTGCTCTAGATTCATGTGTATAGCCAAAAGTACAGCTCTGGACTATAGACCTGTTTCTCCATATGGCCCCTGGCATGAAAAGTTCTTACAACCTGGGATTAGAATAAAGACAAATCCTACACAGTAGTGGAAGTAGCATTCAGATCGgttatttcagtaaaagtatGTAGTACAAGCactatcagcaaaatgtacttcaagagtattatttatatcattatattaaaCTGTAGGATTATTATCACAGATGCATTCATGTGTTAGCAGCACGTCAATGCTAGTTGAGGTGGGCCAATTAACTTTTTATCCTGGGTAGTTTCATCTATAACAGTGTGTCTTATTTTAGAAGCTGCTTGGATGTTTTGTAAGTAAtgtcttaatctgcaaagtaactacagctATCAAAGCATGCAACATAAAAAGCGTAATATTTACAAGTACCCCAAAATTGCAGTGAAGTATAATACTTATATAAATGTACTTGTCACCACTGTTCCTGTATCACCAGATTTACAAGACACCACCATTTAAGATACACAAGGATCAGAGGGAAAAATTACAATAACTACAGCGCAGGCTATTTATTGAGGATGATTTAGCCCTAAAAAGGACAACGGTGGTCTGAAAGAACAAGCAGAGAGATCATCCCCACCTCATCGTTGTATACCGGCTGAGGTGTGGCTGGAGGTGATGGCGATTtgacaggctgaggttgagaAATCGGCTGCAAGAGCTGCTGGGCGCCGGCTGGGTGGGCGGAGCTGTAACGCGATTCACTCGGCTCATCTGTAACAGCTGGAGGCAGCCCAAACACAGAGGGAGTGTCTAGAAGTGATGCAACCTGCGGCTGCAACTCAACGCCGGGTGGTCCCTTAACCTCCTCTTTGGCAGCAACAGCTGAGACAAGGAAGAAAATCAGTGAATGAATCGGAATCTCGACATTGATGCAATAAGATAATGTTCTTGTTTCTCATGATGAACTTTAAGACCATGGCTACTGAAATGATGCAGGTCCTGGTACAGTGTTTTATTCCTCATAAAAACGTATCAGTGGGGCTACAATGCAGCATAAAATGGGTCAGATAAAAGgtgaaaaactgtattttacttCAACTCTTGACTTTTCCAACTCTTCATACAAACAATTGTGTTCGTGTTGGTTTAGTTGAGTCACTGCATCCAGTGCTCGCTTTAGCAGAAAACATGCATTTGCCAGGGTTAGGATGTTGAATTGGACCAAGTACCTTTAAATTGGCTTGAAGTGGGCTCAGGCAGAGGGCCCTCTCCATGGTACTTGTTCTGGGAGTCAAAGCTGCAGATAGGGGTGTGCTGGGGAGGGTTAGGGAGGGGGCCTCCGTTCACCACCTCTCCAATCAACACTGTTTTCTTTGCGAGGATGACCTCGGACTTCTTCTGGGACAGCGGCAGCTCTGGCTCCTGGTATGCTGTCCGACTCAGCTCAACCATACTGTGAACAAAATAGTGTGTAATTTTTATTGGACATTTGCACAAAGGACTGTGAGCCTAATATTCCTCTCTCAGGTGGACAGAGTTTAACTTGATCCACACCATTGACTTATGATAATTAACTCTGCTAAGGAGGTTATGTGTTTGGTCCTGTTTGCCTTTTTGTCTGTTAATAAGATGCCTTAATCTACTTATTGCATTTCAGTGAAACATGCAGAGAGGCCAATAGCACCATCATGTGGCCTTTTATCATAACTCCCTAGCTCTGAGGCCCAGAAGTGTGTTACTTAGTATAACGGAGCTAATATCAGGTATGGTTCAattcaaatatttctaaaaaaaactcAGAGCACTAGTAAACACTTACCCATCAATGACATTAAGGCCATACTGCTGGATGAAGTCAGTTGCTTTTGTGGTGCTGTGAAACATAAACATCCGGGCTATGTCCTCGACTGGAAACGCAGTCGACCGCGGACCCACAGTGTGGGCGATGTTCAGGGTCTTCAAGGCCTTAGCTCTAACCTGCACATGCATGAAAATAACAAACCGGATGGAAATATTGAACAACACAACATTCTGCCTGGACTTGCTCCAAAATGAGACATTTCCAAACACTTACTACTATAGCGCTGGCAGTTCCAATGGCTGTATGTGGTATCTCTAGCCATAAAACACGCATGGTATATAACAGAGCAGAGCCTTGTCACAACAACCATGTTTCAGTTGTATAAATCCTGAAAATCCCTCTCTAACTCATAGTGCTGCAATGATTGGTTGATTACCTGATTTGTCAggcgacagaaaattaatctacaacGATATTGTTAATCGATTACTTGTTTAACTCCTCTAatctgaatatttgctggtatatattatttattcatgattGTAAACTTACAAATCTTatggttctggactgttggttggtTAAATAACTtttggttgcagccctactaACTCATTTATTCTCTTTAATTTCCATCTCATCCTCTGTGATTGGTATAGATTTAATATTGAAAACTAATGAGGGACCACGACTTTTGCTTGGAATCAGCTCATCAGTGTAGATGATGACAGAATATGTTCTAATATAACGCAGTGTTCAGGAGCACATTCATATTAGGGAAACGCTTTTCACAAGttcatgcttttctctgtctgattcATTAGTGAAAGAACACAGTTTCTGACCTGATTGAAGTATCTGTGTAGAAGGCAGCTGGCGAGGTAGGAGGCTCCTTTCACCAGCTTGAAGAAGCGCACAAAGTTGTTGCTGTTGACTGCGGCAAATGCTTGAACTGCAAACTTCACCTCAGGCGAGTTACGCACATTGTCCCGGAACTGCTGCACCTCACTGTGTGGACATGAGGTGTAAGGAAGTTTATCTTTAGTTTATGGATGAAGGCAGAAAATGCAACATTAATGCCCTGAATAAGTCACGGGACCTGTAAAAGAATCATGTTTAAAGCTAGTTTCgtgggtgtaaaaaaaaaaaaaaaaaaaaggtgcattaCATGTATTTCAATGACACTTCAAACATATTATgaacatttaattattatttttattatcattagttATTTAATCATTTGTGCGTGTGTTCCCATGACTGACCGCAGGATGTCACCGTCGTTGAGCTTCAGCAGCACGCTGTACTGGCGGAACTCTGCCTCCCGGGGGCAGTAGATTTGACGCGTCGCCAAGTCCTGGTACATTTCTTTGAGACTCTGCAGGCACTTTGTCATGTTCTCGTTGTTGATCTTGGCGTCGAAAGATGACATATGCTCCTCACAGAGGTGGTGGGCGCAGTGCACATGGAAGCGTGTGCACTTTTCAATCAGCGATACTGTGTGTGGGCAGCACAGGTGCTGCTGGGTGATGTCCTGCGGAAATGATAGAGGAATGGATCAGTCCGCAATACACGTTCCCTGACTTGTTAAGTCTAACCCTCTGCAAAATCCCAACTGGACCCAGGAAGTGTGCTCAAACAACAGGTTTGCTGTTACACACCGAGGGGCAGAGTTTAGATAGTTGTGTTTAAGAAGGAGTTAGTAATAGATAGTAAAACTGAACacagtggtattcaaacatcAGAATTACATGAGCACCAATTGCTACAAGCATAAGTTTGCAGCTTGAGTTATCTGTTAATGTCTGAATAACAGATGCTTTATGAGCCTTGTCTGAAGCCGTAATGTAAATCTAATGCTTAAAACTCATACCTGCAAACAATGCACCATacaatcccatgaaaaaacaCCTTCATTACAGAAGAGCCTTTTAAAGATAGTgatttcttaaataaataaagagctgGCAAAGGTAACTGAACActtgcaaaacagcaaaaagtgCAGCAGCGGACTAAATTTGCTTGAGCTAGCTCAGAGACAAAATATTATTACCGCAGATTACGCTCACTCTTGTTTCGTTTTTTCATAATATTGTGAACTTGAGGATAAAATGTAACAGATTGTCAAATATTATTTGGCTCTATCAGATTGTTACAGATGAGTTTTGAACAGCTGGGTGTAAAGAGTACCAGggctctgtttgttttttctatccAGCCACATGCAGATTTGTCAGTGGAATGACAGTACTTTAACTGATATAAGGCAATATCACACAATTCACTGAAacttagtttgtttttgtgtttgcctgGTAATAATTCAATGCTGCAGACATACCCTTGCACATTCAAAAGGGAAGCTTTAATCAAACCGGAGCaaatcatgttatttttttttgaattcacACAAGAATTATATCTATTACCGCCAATATTTGTTGCATGTTGTTGTGCTTTTTGCCACAGGTCAAATATACATTACATCACAGCTTACTCATTTGCAAATCATGCTGCTATGTAACCTGTGCAATCATTCACATTACACctcattatttacattataaGAGGGCAGCTGAGCTGTAGCAGGGCCTTACCTTACGGATGCCACGGGTCCTATTCCAAACAAAGTCATACCAGTCCCGGTAGTTGTCACGGCCCTGGTCCACGATCTGAGTCACTAGATAGTCCATGGTCATGCTGAGCACAGGCAGAGGGCGCAACTCATGTGGCAGGGGCTCCTCCTGGTCAGCTGATGAGCGACTGTACTCCTTGATGGCTGCTGTGTGATCCACCTAGTTGGGGACATGAGgtgacagtttcatttttttgtctatggTGTCCCAAGTACCAACAAGCTCCCATTTGCAGAAGCGCCAATAGTCTTAATTCTTTAATCTACATTACATATTCCATATGCCTGGAAAACAGACATACCTACAATGTGATCTTATTCCACAAATTTATTAGTGTGCAGATGTGCCCAAATAACCAACAAATGAAGCCagataattataaaaaataaatttcctttggtgcttctttattttatgttccTAAATTGAAGGGGAATATTGCAAGTGACCTACACTGCAAAAATCTgccatacgcacacacacgcacacacacgcacacacacgcacacacacgcacacacacgcacacacacgcacacacacgcacacacacgcacacacacgcacacacacgcacacacacgcacacacacgcacacacacgcacacacacgcacacacacgcacacacacgcacacacacgcacacacacgcacacacacgcacacacacgcacacacacgcacacacacgcacacacacgcacacacacgcatacgcacacgcacacacgcatacacacgtgcacacacgcatacgcactcgcacacacgcacacacacacacacacgttcacacacgcacacacacacacacacacgcacacacacgcacacacacacgcacacacacgcacacacacgcgcacacacacgcacacacacacgcacacacacgcacacacacgcacacacacgcacacacacgcacacacacgcacacacacgcacacacacgcacacacacgcacacacacgcacacacacgcacacacacgcacacacacgcacacacacgcacacacacgcacacacacgcacacacacgcacacacacgcacacacacgcacacacacgcacacacacgcacacacacgcacacacacgcacacacacgcacacacacgcacacacacgcacacacacgcacacacacgcacacacacgcacacacacgcacacacacgcacacacacgcacacacacgcacacacacgcacacacacgcacacacacgcacacacacgcacacacacgcacacacacgcacacacacgcacacacacgcacacacacgcacacacacgcacacacacgcacacacacgcacacacacgcacacacacgcacacacacgcacacacacgcacacacacgcacacacacgcacacacacgcacacacacgcacacacacgcacacacacgcacacacacgcacacacacgcacacacacgcacacacacgcacacacacgcacacacacgcacacacacgcacacacacgcacacacacgcacacacacgcacacacacgcacacacacgcacacacacgcacacacacgcacacacacgcacacacacgcacacacacgcacacacacgcacacacacgcacacacacgcacacacacgcacacacacgcacacacacgcacacacacgcacacacacgcacacacacgcacacacgcatacacacgtgcacacacgcagacccactcgcacacacgcacacacacacacacacgcacacacacgcacacacacgcacacacacgcacacacacgcacacacacacgcacacacacgcacacacacgcacacacacgcacacacacgcacacacacgcacacacacgcacacacacgcacacacacgcacacacacgcacacacacgcacacacacgcacacacacgcacacacacgcacacacacgcacacacacgcacacacacgcacacacacgcacacacacgcacacacacgcacacacacgcacacacacgcacacacacgcacacacacgcacacacacgcacacacacgcacacacacgcacacacacgcacacacacgcacacacacgcacacacacgcacacacacgcacacacacgcacacacacgcacacacacgcacacacacgcacacacacgcacacacacgcacacacacgcacacacacgcacacacacgcacacacacgcacacacacgcacacacacgcacacacacgcacacacacgcacacacacgcacacacacgcacacacacgcacacacacgcacacacacgcacacacacgcacacacacgcacacacacgcacacacacgcacacacacgcacacacacgcacacacacgcacacacacgcacacacacgcacacacacgcacacacacgcacacacacgcacacacacgcacacacacgcacacacacgcacacacacgcacacacacgcacacacacgcacacacacgcacacacacgcacacacacgcacacacacgcacacacacgcacacacacgcacacacacgcacacacacgcacacacacgcacacacacgcacacacacgcacacacacacccacacacacacacacacacacacgcacacacactcacacacacgcacacacacacacacacacgcacacacacgcacacacacgcacgcacgctcacacacacgcacacacacgcacacacacgcacacacacgtacacacacgcacacacacgcacacacacgcacacacacgcacacacacgcacacacacgtacacacacgtacacacacgtacacacacgcacacacacgtacacacacgtacacacacgtacacacacgcacacacacgtacacacacgtacacacacgtacacacacacgcacacacacgcacacacacgcacacacacgcacacacacacctcggaGTCAATATAGTAAATTGCTGCAAGGAAGTGAAGGTGATATGCTCAGGTCTCTTTATGTAAGTATTTAACAAAGTCCTTGTTTTGTAGTTACTGTTCTTGTTGGGCTATATCTTTAAACAATAATATCAATCTGACAGAACAGTGACTGTTGGCTGCTAGCAATAATTTCCATTATTAATTGAACTTTAATAGAAATAGGTTGTATTTactctgcttctttctctgcCACAAGAGGAGGAGTTCATGTCGATGCAGGACTTTGCCTTTCTTCTTGGCCTTTGCCGCTGATGCCTGAAAgacaaatgtaatgaaatgaaaaaatcatCTTCTTTGGCCAGTCTCACAAAGCCTGATTAGTGGGTTAGCTAGCTAATGTTTGGGGTTATCTCTAGTGTTTCAGTGTCACAAAGCCTCAAGTTTAACCTGAGCTCCAATGACACAATATGTGATGCCACAAAACAAACCTGCAAggagtagttttttttttcaagcttgtTCAagttcaaaatatatttaaagacCAACATCTCACCAATAAACTAGTAGTAACACCAGTGCTACATTCTGGCTATAATACTGTACATAGCTGACACTGTgagtaacaaataaaaattagtttcaataaataaaacattaaataaaacaaagctaGCTGATGACTAGATTGGGAGAATGGGTATCATTAACTGACAGTTTCAAGGAGGCTGGGTAACTTGGGACAGCCAGATTATGGTGAACTTTCCTTAATGAGGATAAGTAGGATGAATTTAACTCACATGGTCATCAAAGTGTACTATGGCCAGGTTCTTGGGAGGATGACACGAGACCTTAGAGACTTTGCCGAAACGAGCAAAGTGCTTCTCGATTGTGTCCTTTTTGTTGAGGGCTGGAGGCAGATTCCTGCACTGGATGGCGTTGCAGTCGGTAGGAGACATGCCGCCGAGGCTCTCCCAGCTCTCCCTGCGTGCACCACGTTTCACAGGGGTTAGGGTTTCACGCTTCGGGTCAGGGGCTTTTGCTGAATCTAGATAAGGATGATGGGTAACAGGCAGACAACAGGATGAGCATATTCTAATAATAATGTATTCTTCTTATATAATGTATTTAAGATATGTACTTGAACATTCAACAGGATGAAGACTGCTATCctcatcaaaaccaaacattattgtatttttcatagCAGATGAAGAGGGTAACAAAATTAATCCATGTGTATTTGATGTTGCCAACAAAtaatcatcaaaaaataaaattcaaaaaacaaatgtgaagaCTTTTTAGCAGCAGTCTATTGCCACTTCAGCAGTTAAAAGTATGTCATCACAAACTCACTGAAAAGAAATCACAGAGAAACTGGTCAGTCAAAGGCAAATTTAAAATCGATTCAGGGAGGCAATGCCTAGTAAACTGGCTCCCGGtcgtttaagttttttttttccgttccCCCTCACATTGCAACAGTTGCTTCTCATGCTGCAAATAGGCTTCAGAAATTCACACAGTGTATATGATCTGTACAACTCACCTGACTCCTCAGCTTTTTCCAACACATCCCTGCTGAGTGCTTGTACAGTGGGTGGTGTAGCAGCCAGGTTGTCATCCTCATCGTTGATATCttgcctctctgtctcctcccacTTCAATGCCTGCTGCTGAGTCTCCTTTGTGGCCTCTCGCCTTACTGGGTTAGGGCCTTCTCTACGAAGACCACTTAGAGCCCTACTGAATAAGCCTCCTGGTGGGCCCCGGGACCTCATTAGGGGCCTCTTTGGGGGATGTCTTGGTGAATCTGCTTCTACTGGAACATCCTCCTCAGTGGCAGGCTTCTCTGGGCCACTGCTGGGGACTGCTGGATCCTCCTTGCGCTTGGCGCCTTTGCTAAATCGTGCAAATATATTTGTATCCCCTAGTGCCTCAAGGTTGTTCCTTTTCTCATCTGTGCTAATCTCTGTTTGATCTTTGGTGTCGCCAAAAGCTGAGGGCTGACCAAAATTGGTTCCTCCAAAAAGGGGTGTTGTCTGGGGCTGGGGGGCTTTGactgaaaagctgaaagaaGATGGGGTGGTGGGCTGGGTGGTGGATGCCTTAGTGTTGGAGCTGGAGGGAGGGGCTGGCTGGGAAAAGGTGAACTGCAGAGTGTTTGTGGGACCACTGCTATTGCTAGTTGTTAGTGGATTGTTTTGAGTAGAGATAGAGGGGGCTGCAGCTGGCTGTGAGAAGCTAAAGCCCAGTGGTCCAGACTTGTCACCTGTCAACATAGAGAAGCCAGTGGTGGTGCTGCTGTTACTCGTGGTGCCGGAGCTTGTCTGGTTACCACTGCTGCCAAAAGGTGAGCTGGACATTGAAGTAGTTTGAGGGTTAGCAGGCTCAGGGCTGACACTAAAGATGGGTTTGAAAAGTGCCTCATTGGCCGGCTTGAAACTGAATTCAGATGACCCAAAGGCTCTGCTCTGGGTCACACTCTGAGCTTTGCCAAATACACTGGTGGTGACACTGGTAGATGATGGCTGCCCAAACGCAGACTGTCCAAATCCCAGTGGCTGAGGTTGCCCTAAGGCAGAGGTGGCTCCAGAAGCCATCTGGGGGTTTCCAAACCCAGCGGGCTGTTGGCCAAATCCTGGTGGCTGTTTGCCAAATCCTGGGGCCTGCTGGCCAAATCCCGGGGCCTGCCCAAATGCAGAAGTCTGCCCGAAGGCAGGTGTCTGCCCAAAAACTGTACTCTGGTTTGATCCACTAGACTGTCCAAAAGCAGGTGCTGTGCCTCTCCCAAAGCCTGAGCTACTCATTCCTAAGGATGGCTGTCCAAATGCTGGAGCCTGGCTTATTGTGGGCAGCGAGGGAGGCTGTGAAGTTGACTGGCCAAAGGCAGGGGCCTGCCCAAACATGGTATTTCCATGAGGTGAGGACTGGTTTAAGACAGATGGCTGTCCAAACGCTGATGGTTGAAAAAATCCCATAGTTTGGGGCTGGTTGTTGGAACTTTGCTGTCCAAATGACTGGAACAATCCAGTCTTCATAGTGTTGCTTGGAGCTTGGAAAGCTCCACCTTGTGGACTTCCAAACGGATTGGATGGATTCATGGCGCAAATATTATCCGACCTTTAGTCCTTAGTTGATTTCTTGAAGGAAACGTTTCTCATCCAGACATTCAAGGAAAAGAAATCTGTAACACTTTCCAGTCCTTCGGGTTCTTCGGTGTAACACCCTATCAAGTTAAAAGTCAACaaagcagaaacaaataaaaatgcgCGGCTCGGCCGCTAGCATAGGCTAACATCACAAACATTGTTGACGTtaacgttagcttagctttTTCGATGCACTTAAAGAAATTGTATTGATAAAACGAGAAATCCTTCAGAAATGCTTCAAAATTATGCAACTCTGATATGAAAAATTCTCACCTTTCACAGCTTGAGTTCGATATGTTGATTTTTGactcaaacacattttccaacatCCGGTTCCGGTccacacattttatttagtcCCCGCTCATTGCTGAAATCCGTTCCGCGATTGCCGAAGTTGCGACCCTTTCTTTGCTCGAAGAGGTTTTTCAGCCGGCAAACGACCACATATCttcaatgagagagaaaatgtttaatttctcttAATGGCATCATCATATACGCAAAACCAAGAGAAAGCTCACACAGTCGGTTTAGGGGAACTATACGTCGATACCGCCGGGACGTGTCACCTTGAATTCTGCCTACTCGGAATGGTTGAACATCGGTCGCGGCTAACGTAACGCTAACCAAGCCGTCTCGTAAACTCCTCCGCAAAAGAATTATTGTAGCTGGCTGTCATCGGAGGTGGGTTACTTTCAGCCTCTACATatgtttcaagatttttttaatagctGTCTTGTCTTCTTACGCGGAGTTTTGAAATGGGAGTAGTACTGCGGAATCTCCAAAAGGTGGTGCCTCTTCGCCGCGCCCGACTGCGCAAGGATGTTGAGACGCTGAGGCACATACTGGGCATTCAGAAGTTCGATCTGGGCATCGTTTGTGTTGATAACCACAAGATTCAACAAATTAATAAGatctacagaaagaaaaatgtgccGACGGATGTCCTGTCATTCCCATTCTACGAGGTAAACACGACTGCGTACCAAAATAGGACAGTAACCCTATGAATCCATTGACTTCCAAATGCTGTTGCAATGTTCGCTGGTGTGAAAGCtcgttgtgttttttttttttaggacctAAGACCCGGTAAGCTGCCTTGCCCCCCTCATAGGGATGAGCTGAACCTTGGGGACGTTTTCTTGGGGGTGGAGTTTGTGATGAAGCAGTGTCAGGAGGAATCCCTAGATCTACATGGGGTTCTGACTGTGAGTAGCTGCGGGCTGGACAATCTCTTTCATGTTATTAATGCTAAACACTTGTCAGCTCTCAATGAGGTCGATGATTGTggtaaaacagtaaatttaagAGTAATTCGGGTCTACAACTGTGACTTCGCCCATCCTATCTATGTCTGTGGCAACTTGTCCCTCCTTACCCGAGACTACGGTAATGGCATTAGCTGGTATTGATTCATTGTTGCACTCTTCTGCTCATGTTGTAGGTGGTCACTGCACATGGTATCTGTCACCTGTTGGGCTACAGGCATGAGACGGAGGAAGAATGGACTGAGGTTTGTAGGGAGAATACTTGTGTGCAGAACACAATTAAAGGGGGTCGGTTTACCCAAACTACTAAGTGACATATTTTCCTCGTACTTTAACTTCTACTCATATGTATCAATACAGatcattttggttttctgtgaatttacaaaaatgttttctatttctgAAATGCACTTTAATCAGGTTTCATCGCCATAACGTAGAAATcgcaatacatttttaaatgacccTGTTCAGataattattgtaattattggTTATATGCATCTTATCACCAAAAACTGAGGAGTAATACACTTCCATTTCAACTTGCTTGCAGatgctgcagagggaaagctACATTCTAAGTGAGTACAACAGGCTCACAGGTCGTCATCTCGAGCCACTGATGAAGAGATGCAATCAAGATAGGTGACAGTGATTGTCACCTGCTACCTCCACAGTTGAACACTGCACTAGGTGTACTATGGTGCTTTATATGGCTTGTACACTGTCCTGTAACtagatggactgttttaattACTGTCCTGCCATGATTCATTAACAAATTGTAAGGACAGATTGCTGTCCTATTCACAAACAGTATTTGCTGCTACTGTTTTCTGAAGGACTTGCATCTACCAATTCTTTGGACATCCTGAAACACTGGATTCAAGTGTTGTTAAAGAGTTctaaacatcaaattaaaacGTCTGTGCACTTtcactgtaatattttattaaaatctgCTTTAGGAAGAGTCAGTTGTGTATGAAGGGTAGAAAAGGCTGTTCATTCTTacttgacaaatacattttaccCTCTTTACACATTTGGGACAGGATGTTCAGGAAGGTGCCACACTTCAGAAATGTAAATTCAAGGTGAACATAAAAAACCCAATCTCTGAATAACTTCTGTCTGCTCTCATAACAGAGTATATGTTCATGGTGCAACAGAAAAACTTAGTTCCAGGAAGTCCATTAATAATGCTGGACACTTCCCAAAAACCTAACTATAAAGGGTTTAGTATCAAGAATATCATATTCAGTCCATACagattttttcatattattcatgttttatgttatattatgtaatttttctcctgcttttgtGGGaggttgagaaaataatttagtGTGGTCTGAATATGTCCAGCAGACACCATGTCTCAATGTTGCACATTACCCATGGTATACTTAAATGTTACTTTGTTTTACAgtggtaacaaaaaaaaaaaaaaaaaaaaaaaaggagctgtaCAACCAGTGTTTAGTATTAAAACCAATACAGGAATAACACAATACTCCCATTTGCTCCATTCTATATTCAAGCACATCTGATAGGAACTAGTTCAACAGTG
This window contains:
- the LOC120801617 gene encoding germinal-center associated nuclear protein, with amino-acid sequence MNPSNPFGSPQGGAFQAPSNTMKTGLFQSFGQQSSNNQPQTMGFFQPSAFGQPSVLNQSSPHGNTMFGQAPAFGQSTSQPPSLPTISQAPAFGQPSLGMSSSGFGRGTAPAFGQSSGSNQSTVFGQTPAFGQTSAFGQAPGFGQQAPGFGKQPPGFGQQPAGFGNPQMASGATSALGQPQPLGFGQSAFGQPSSTSVTTSVFGKAQSVTQSRAFGSSEFSFKPANEALFKPIFSVSPEPANPQTTSMSSSPFGSSGNQTSSGTTSNSSTTTGFSMLTGDKSGPLGFSFSQPAAAPSISTQNNPLTTSNSSGPTNTLQFTFSQPAPPSSSNTKASTTQPTTPSSFSFSVKAPQPQTTPLFGGTNFGQPSAFGDTKDQTEISTDEKRNNLEALGDTNIFARFSKGAKRKEDPAVPSSGPEKPATEEDVPVEADSPRHPPKRPLMRSRGPPGGLFSRALSGLRREGPNPVRREATKETQQQALKWEETERQDINDEDDNLAATPPTVQALSRDVLEKAEESDSAKAPDPKRETLTPVKRGARRESWESLGGMSPTDCNAIQCRNLPPALNKKDTIEKHFARFGKVSKVSCHPPKNLAIVHFDDHASAAKAKKKGKVLHRHELLLLWQRKKQSKYNLFLLKHMEYVDHTAAIKEYSRSSADQEEPLPHELRPLPVLSMTMDYLVTQIVDQGRDNYRDWYDFVWNRTRGIRKDITQQHLCCPHTVSLIEKCTRFHVHCAHHLCEEHMSSFDAKINNENMTKCLQSLKEMYQDLATRQIYCPREAEFRQYSVLLKLNDGDILREVQQFRDNVRNSPEVKFAVQAFAAVNSNNFVRFFKLVKGASYLASCLLHRYFNQVRAKALKTLNIAHTVGPRSTAFPVEDIARMFMFHSTTKATDFIQQYGLNVIDGMVELSRTAYQEPELPLSQKKSEVILAKKTVLIGEVVNGGPLPNPPQHTPICSFDSQNKYHGEGPLPEPTSSQFKAVAAKEEVKGPPGVELQPQVASLLDTPSVFGLPPAVTDEPSESRYSSAHPAGAQQLLQPISQPQPVKSPSPPATPQPVYNDEDIMAELDCVIEEVVAAAVREVADVGASYVTTALAESSVQVESLVNEVLGQMLQELSSSEIRLEQERVAEEKRKLEEARRRQEHEAFLAQFSFSLCTEIIHEVLDETIKESATSEIQRAVNKKAECVAKCTAQVCANLVEETLNADIALMVEEILDAELQRIHKYIKRWRDVVAVRRQLKRQMRGFPAAPCCVDPRFKLKALAPSAPAKPCITDLSRGLVNLGNAGTLALSSTRLLKMRQQAVHQMRVHYYYQQLLDDMVWAPLDLPALATENIPDPPDRIFWKVALLLPSDHESVASLADSILSDWLEVKLGGGKSSEVREEQPDGTLRTLCVTNTMQEKAERTHKVHISVKASRGPLTEDSLSNMEESCELHGTGALIMLLPAMPIIEPGHDEQDVPLLSALLQLKQLQQASTWHCPLPLVILVPGPDGGAETQKLVEALMLHTLVKEGLISEYTFFFIPETTSDIQGSKQLSQAMRWLLARAPPPFPLSCQTLVQLVEASLSREFSPRLCAHHQDRAAACLPAQDPAPVIKLYNAVLAHIADKVSSQDLCKLSWPPVEFCLAGTRDFVPHLGWNSDQHLAWLHTAILSLQLPQWEQPSATDSWSELCSSIYRYAAQIPVSRRSQPLLMSRLENLLERVRLKVTMGKWGNGDESVCPAYSQIPWDDVLVICIDHKLKDWQIPGPPACEDAVTEDGEILVYFPTESLKGFQPPEEWTQAVRQTHREKQQEKGGSGSTACAPPTGLSLRQRLFHTLAEPLEAPTAPLDITHTPTAQELLAHKVLQSLAEEKAESKRSMEQLQRWLDGDPLDHLSTPLFIPSSTLLSMPTTIMHTPRAKTREATLAQELDDLSEKADWPKAIPVSMSRRLKELERQILASQEEELACRLKLSGLLSIVDD
- the ybey gene encoding endoribonuclease YbeY gives rise to the protein MGVVLRNLQKVVPLRRARLRKDVETLRHILGIQKFDLGIVCVDNHKIQQINKIYRKKNVPTDVLSFPFYEDLRPGKLPCPPHRDELNLGDVFLGVEFVMKQCQEESLDLHGVLTVVTAHGICHLLGYRHETEEEWTEMLQRESYILSEYNRLTGRHLEPLMKRCNQDR